One genomic window of Mesoplodon densirostris isolate mMesDen1 chromosome 14, mMesDen1 primary haplotype, whole genome shotgun sequence includes the following:
- the YPEL5 gene encoding protein yippee-like 5, with protein sequence MGRIFLDHIGGTRLFSCANCDTILTNRSELISTRFTGATGRAFLFNKVVNLQYSEVQDRVMLTGRHMVRDVSCKNCNSKLGWIYEFATEDSQRYKEGRVILERALVRESEGFEEHVPSDNS encoded by the exons ATGGGCAGGATTTTCCTTGATCATATTGGTGGTACCCGTCTGTTTTCCTGTGCAAACTGCGATACGATCCTGACCAACCGCTCAGAACTCATCTCCACTCGATTCACAGGCGCCACTGGCAGAGCATTTCTTTTTAACAAG GTAGTTAACCTGCAGTACAGTGAAGTTCAAGACCGGGTCATGCTCACTGGCCGCCACATGGTTCGAGATGTGAGCTGCAAAAACTGCAATAGCAAACTGGGATGGATCTATGAGTTTGCCACTGAAGACAGCCAGCGTTATAAGGAAGGCCGTGTGATCCTAGAACGTGCGCTAGTTCGAGAAAGTGAGGGCTTTGAGGAGCACGTACCATCTGATAACTcttga